The following are encoded in a window of Bradyrhizobium sp. WBOS07 genomic DNA:
- a CDS encoding amino acid ABC transporter permease/ATP-binding protein has protein sequence MSLFLHYLSMPYLLAGIELTLEVTALGLGGGLILGLILAGMQLSRFWLLAAIARAYTVIFRGTPLILQMVFAYDALPHIGIKLPAVLAAGLALACNEAPFIAEMLRAGVLGVDRGQLTAGQALGMTPSVLMRRIIAPQAIRTMIPAFGNEAVSALKNSSLASVVAVQELTLRSTQLASSTFDFFSIFFASGLLYLVLTTAISVIQLFVEWWLDLDRTTRRERRLADYLPWRRVDLAAKLELADATAADPEPAPAELAVTPPLALTREERARRAATIARNNIAVEVKDLTKSYGSQTVLDGLDLTVRIGEVVALLGPSGSGKSTLLRCINHLENWDAGTVRVGGRRLGFGENGKPLSPRAIANERASVGVGMVFQQFNLFAHLSAKENIAGPLRWVHGMTRIDADRRAAELLDRVGLSHRAHALPRHLSGGQQQRVAIARALAPNPSVLLLDEPTSALDPELVNEVLEVIRRLAIDDGLTMIISTHQIRFADEVADRVAFLSGGAIIEEGPAHDVLTNPHHPLTARFLSVMEADKTPETVR, from the coding sequence ATGTCGCTGTTCCTCCACTACCTGAGCATGCCGTATCTGCTCGCGGGCATCGAGCTCACCCTCGAGGTGACTGCCCTCGGGCTCGGCGGTGGATTGATCCTCGGATTGATCCTCGCCGGCATGCAGCTCTCCCGCTTCTGGCTCCTGGCGGCGATCGCCAGGGCCTACACCGTGATCTTCCGCGGCACCCCGCTGATCCTGCAGATGGTGTTCGCCTACGACGCGTTGCCGCATATCGGCATCAAGCTGCCGGCGGTGCTGGCGGCCGGACTCGCACTGGCCTGCAACGAAGCGCCGTTCATCGCGGAGATGCTGCGCGCCGGCGTGCTCGGCGTCGACCGCGGACAACTGACGGCCGGACAGGCGCTGGGCATGACGCCGTCGGTGCTGATGCGCAGGATCATCGCGCCGCAGGCCATCCGCACCATGATCCCGGCCTTCGGCAACGAGGCGGTGAGTGCGCTGAAGAATTCCTCGCTCGCCTCCGTCGTCGCGGTGCAGGAGCTGACCTTGCGCTCGACGCAGCTGGCGTCCTCGACCTTCGATTTCTTCTCGATCTTTTTCGCCTCGGGTCTGCTCTATCTCGTTCTAACCACGGCCATCAGCGTCATCCAGCTCTTCGTCGAATGGTGGCTCGATCTCGACCGCACCACGCGCCGCGAGCGTAGGCTCGCCGATTATCTGCCCTGGCGCCGCGTCGATCTGGCTGCCAAGCTCGAACTGGCCGATGCGACCGCCGCCGATCCCGAGCCCGCGCCGGCAGAGCTCGCGGTCACGCCGCCGCTGGCCCTGACCCGCGAGGAGCGGGCCCGCCGCGCCGCGACGATCGCGCGCAACAATATCGCGGTCGAAGTGAAGGACCTGACCAAGAGCTACGGGTCACAGACGGTGCTCGATGGCCTCGACCTCACGGTGCGCATCGGCGAGGTGGTCGCGCTGCTCGGCCCGAGCGGCTCCGGAAAGAGCACGCTGCTTCGCTGCATCAATCACCTCGAAAACTGGGATGCCGGCACCGTGCGCGTCGGCGGCCGGCGCCTCGGCTTCGGCGAGAACGGCAAGCCGTTGTCGCCGCGGGCGATCGCCAATGAGCGCGCCAGTGTCGGCGTCGGCATGGTGTTCCAGCAGTTCAATCTGTTCGCGCATCTTTCGGCCAAGGAGAACATCGCCGGCCCCTTGCGCTGGGTTCATGGCATGACCCGCATCGATGCCGATCGCCGCGCCGCCGAGCTGCTCGATCGTGTCGGGCTTTCGCATCGCGCCCATGCGCTGCCGCGGCATCTTTCCGGCGGCCAGCAGCAGCGCGTTGCCATTGCCCGTGCGCTGGCGCCGAACCCGAGCGTGCTGCTGCTGGACGAGCCGACCTCGGCACTCGATCCGGAGCTGGTCAACGAGGTGCTGGAGGTGATCCGGCGCCTGGCCATCGACGACGGCCTCACCATGATCATCTCGACGCACCAGATCCGCTTCGCAGACGAGGTCGCCGATCGCGTCGCCTTCCTGAGCGGCGGCGCGATCATCGAGGAGGGGCCCGCGCACGATGTGCTCACCAATCCCCACCATCCGCTGACGGCACGATTCCTCAGCGTGATGGAAGCCGACAAGACCCCGGAGACGGTGCGATGA
- a CDS encoding acetamidase/formamidase family protein: protein MKHVTLSVSPKTVHWGYFSKTVAPALTLRSGDRATIETLTHHANDDYERMIQGDPGAESVFQWTREYKAVARRGSGPTEGPFIRGAGEGIGVHLLTGPVAIEGAEPGDILEVRILDVRPRPSCSACHAGRCFGSNVAANWGFHYHDLIEEPKPREVITIFELDTAGEPYAKALYNYVWTPQTDPDGIVHPTIDYPGVRVDHATIRKRENILSSVKVPARLHFGTMGLAPSEADFVSSIPPGYTGGNIDDWRIGKGARMFYPVAVPGAYFSVGDPHAAQGDSELGGTAIETSLTGDFEFILHKKADLAGTSLEGLDHPMLETDQAWSFYGFTYPNYLATLGADAQTEIANHSSLDRAMRDAFRKLRRFLMTVHRLSEDEAISLLSVAADFGVTQVVDANWGVHGTIRKNVFRCD, encoded by the coding sequence ATGAAGCATGTCACGTTGTCGGTTTCGCCGAAGACCGTCCACTGGGGTTATTTTTCCAAGACAGTGGCGCCGGCCCTGACGCTGCGCTCCGGAGATCGCGCCACGATCGAGACGCTGACCCATCACGCCAATGACGATTACGAGCGAATGATCCAGGGCGATCCGGGCGCCGAGAGCGTGTTCCAGTGGACGCGCGAGTACAAGGCCGTCGCGCGCCGCGGCTCAGGTCCGACGGAAGGCCCGTTCATCCGCGGTGCGGGCGAGGGAATCGGCGTGCATCTGCTCACCGGTCCGGTCGCGATCGAAGGTGCCGAGCCCGGCGACATTCTGGAGGTACGCATCCTCGATGTCCGGCCGCGGCCGAGTTGCAGCGCGTGCCATGCCGGCCGCTGCTTCGGCTCCAACGTCGCTGCGAACTGGGGCTTTCACTATCACGACCTGATCGAGGAGCCGAAGCCGCGCGAGGTCATCACCATCTTCGAACTCGATACCGCGGGCGAGCCCTACGCGAAGGCGCTCTACAACTATGTCTGGACGCCGCAGACTGATCCCGACGGCATCGTGCATCCGACCATCGACTATCCCGGCGTCCGCGTCGATCACGCCACCATCAGGAAGCGCGAGAACATTCTGTCCAGCGTCAAGGTGCCGGCGCGGCTGCATTTCGGCACGATGGGCCTTGCGCCGTCGGAAGCCGATTTCGTCAGCTCGATTCCGCCCGGCTATACCGGCGGCAACATCGACGACTGGCGCATCGGCAAGGGCGCGCGGATGTTCTATCCGGTCGCCGTCCCCGGCGCCTATTTCTCGGTCGGCGATCCTCACGCTGCGCAAGGTGACAGCGAGCTCGGCGGCACCGCGATCGAGACCTCGCTGACCGGCGATTTCGAATTTATCCTGCATAAGAAGGCCGACCTTGCCGGCACCAGCCTCGAAGGCCTCGACCACCCGATGCTCGAGACCGACCAGGCCTGGTCCTTCTACGGCTTCACCTATCCGAACTATCTCGCCACGCTCGGCGCCGATGCACAAACCGAGATTGCCAATCACTCCAGCCTCGACCGTGCGATGCGCGACGCGTTCCGAAAACTCCGCCGTTTCCTGATGACGGTGCACCGTCTCAGCGAGGACGAGGCGATCTCGCTGCTGTCGGTCGCGGCGGATTTCGGCGTCACCCAGGTGGTCGACGCCAATTGGGGCGTCCATGGCACGATCCGCAAGAACGTCTTCCGATGCGACTAA
- a CDS encoding acetamidase/formamidase family protein — MSFRPFTSESYARDDRPEAWRDVLAAVGLKPSGGHSSFDGHASASHRHAAGVALTRVAAGTQSVGPLPRANEDLPIALMPVEDGMVLECAGGHRIVPVGHLVLLPRSGGWRIVFQRDMRAIVLSVTSEALHGRLSGRPRFGEPRVVPPSGFADLFSRMLDATARTLDTLSDTEWNLVARSLVDLLLTLAHQQASSAADAGSSATQSALLHRICQTIEHRLDDPGLGPARVAEAEGISERYLQKLFETVGDNFTHYVRERRLQRAWADLSNPAEAHRSISEIAYAYGFGDSAHFSRAFRHRFGLPPREFRQQEAERATAHHGVPGQRGWPQEALAQLRAHQSVEARSSVACAGAEKPAASERRHHHLPVEASRVHWGYFSRSLPPQIEIASGDTITIETLTQHASDDPELMIEGDAAAESVFGWTRQRKNVDRRGAGPMDASVFGRGAGEGFGVHICTGPVAVKDAQPGDVLEVRILDIVPRASRHPDHAGRVFGSSVAAWWGYHYNEFLGGLKPREAVTIYEIFDNADEAHARALYSYRWEPQTDPFGVVHTTYDYPGVPVASATIKRRHAVLDGIKIPLRPHFGVIAVAPREVDFVDSVPPSYFGGNLDNWRLGKGATVYLPVSVPGALLSVGDPHAAQGDGELSGTAIECSMTGTFEVILHKKADLAGRPFADLSYPLIETATDWVLTGFSHPNYLAEFGAQGQSEVYAKSSLDLAMKDAFRKMRRFLMNVKGLSEDEAIALMSAAVDFGVTQVVDGNWGVHAILSKRLFQDAS; from the coding sequence ATGAGCTTCCGTCCGTTCACGAGCGAGTCCTACGCGCGAGACGACCGTCCGGAAGCCTGGCGGGACGTGCTGGCTGCTGTCGGCCTGAAGCCTTCGGGTGGCCACAGCAGCTTCGACGGACACGCAAGTGCGTCGCACCGGCACGCTGCAGGCGTCGCGCTGACACGCGTGGCCGCGGGCACGCAGAGCGTCGGACCGCTGCCGCGCGCAAACGAGGACCTTCCCATCGCACTCATGCCGGTGGAGGACGGCATGGTGCTGGAATGCGCCGGCGGCCACCGCATCGTCCCCGTCGGGCACCTCGTGCTGCTGCCGCGAAGCGGCGGCTGGCGGATCGTGTTCCAGCGCGACATGCGGGCGATCGTGCTCTCGGTGACGTCGGAGGCTTTGCATGGGCGCCTGTCGGGCAGGCCCCGGTTCGGCGAGCCCCGGGTCGTTCCGCCGAGCGGCTTTGCCGACCTGTTCTCGCGCATGCTGGATGCAACCGCGCGCACGCTCGACACGCTGAGCGACACCGAATGGAATCTGGTCGCGCGTTCGCTGGTGGACCTGCTGCTGACGCTCGCGCATCAGCAGGCATCCTCGGCCGCAGATGCGGGATCGAGCGCGACGCAATCCGCGCTTCTGCACAGGATCTGCCAGACGATCGAGCATCGCCTCGACGATCCCGGTCTCGGGCCCGCGCGTGTCGCCGAGGCCGAGGGGATATCCGAGCGCTATTTGCAGAAGCTGTTCGAGACGGTCGGGGACAATTTCACCCATTACGTTCGCGAACGCCGGCTTCAGCGTGCCTGGGCCGACCTTTCCAATCCGGCCGAGGCGCACCGGTCGATCTCGGAGATCGCCTACGCCTATGGCTTCGGCGATTCCGCGCATTTCAGCCGAGCCTTCCGCCACCGCTTCGGCCTGCCGCCGCGCGAGTTTCGCCAGCAGGAGGCGGAGCGCGCGACGGCGCATCACGGCGTTCCAGGCCAGCGCGGCTGGCCCCAGGAGGCGCTGGCACAGCTTCGCGCGCATCAGAGCGTTGAGGCGCGCAGCAGCGTCGCCTGCGCCGGTGCCGAGAAACCGGCCGCGTCGGAGCGCCGGCATCACCATCTTCCCGTCGAAGCCAGCCGCGTCCATTGGGGTTATTTCAGCCGCTCTCTACCGCCGCAGATCGAGATCGCCTCGGGCGACACCATCACCATCGAGACGCTGACGCAGCACGCCTCCGACGATCCCGAGTTGATGATCGAGGGCGATGCCGCCGCCGAAAGCGTGTTCGGCTGGACGCGGCAGCGGAAGAACGTCGACCGCCGCGGGGCAGGGCCGATGGACGCCAGCGTGTTCGGCCGTGGTGCAGGCGAGGGATTTGGCGTGCACATCTGCACCGGTCCGGTGGCTGTGAAGGACGCTCAACCCGGCGACGTGCTCGAGGTGCGCATCCTCGACATCGTGCCGCGGGCGAGCCGTCATCCCGATCATGCGGGCCGCGTGTTCGGTTCCTCGGTCGCGGCGTGGTGGGGCTATCATTACAACGAGTTTCTCGGCGGTCTTAAGCCACGCGAAGCCGTCACCATCTACGAGATATTCGACAACGCCGACGAGGCCCATGCCCGCGCCCTCTATTCCTACCGATGGGAGCCGCAGACCGATCCTTTCGGCGTCGTTCACACGACCTACGACTATCCCGGCGTTCCCGTCGCATCCGCCACGATCAAGCGTCGCCATGCCGTGCTCGACGGCATCAAGATTCCCCTGCGTCCCCATTTCGGCGTGATCGCGGTGGCACCGCGCGAGGTCGATTTCGTCGATTCCGTGCCGCCATCCTATTTCGGCGGCAATCTGGACAATTGGCGGCTGGGGAAGGGGGCAACCGTCTATCTGCCGGTTTCCGTGCCCGGCGCGCTTCTGTCGGTCGGCGATCCCCACGCCGCCCAGGGCGATGGCGAGCTCAGCGGCACGGCGATCGAATGCTCGATGACCGGCACCTTCGAGGTGATCCTGCACAAGAAGGCGGATCTTGCCGGCCGGCCTTTCGCCGATCTCTCTTATCCCCTGATCGAGACCGCCACCGATTGGGTGCTGACCGGCTTCAGTCATCCGAACTACCTCGCGGAGTTCGGCGCCCAGGGACAAAGCGAGGTCTACGCCAAGTCTTCGCTCGATCTCGCCATGAAGGATGCGTTTCGCAAGATGCGGCGCTTCCTGATGAACGTCAAAGGCCTCAGCGAGGACGAGGCCATCGCGCTGATGTCGGCCGCCGTCGATTTCGGCGTGACGCAGGTGGTCGACGGCAATTGGGGCGTGCACGCCATCCTCAGCAAGCGCCTGTTTCAAGACGCATCCTAA
- a CDS encoding RidA family protein has protein sequence MKFHMISGGPKPVAPFSHAVETDGFVFVTGQMPDTPQAPGVLPEGIVAQTRAVMANLKIVLAGLDLGLEHVVMTRVYLTRFRDDYTAMNETYRTFFPPDRLPARTCVGVTGLAYDALIEIDLVCRRP, from the coding sequence GTGAAATTCCACATGATCAGCGGCGGACCGAAGCCGGTCGCGCCTTTCAGCCATGCGGTGGAAACCGATGGCTTCGTCTTCGTCACGGGCCAGATGCCGGACACGCCGCAGGCGCCGGGCGTGCTGCCCGAGGGCATCGTCGCGCAGACCCGCGCGGTGATGGCGAATTTGAAGATCGTCTTGGCCGGTCTCGATCTCGGCCTCGAGCATGTCGTGATGACGCGAGTTTATCTCACGCGCTTCCGGGACGACTACACGGCCATGAACGAGACCTACCGCACGTTCTTTCCGCCGGACCGGCTCCCCGCGCGCACCTGTGTCGGGGTCACCGGGCTCGCCTATGACGCGTTGATCGAGATTGATCTGGTGTGCCGTCGGCCGTGA
- a CDS encoding PspA/IM30 family protein: MLFMSQSSRNAPSALRYRLAPDPAAKAALEATFQAYDRMMEILDEVARTHNVGSNVVLLHAHAYDPIRKATALPSRLVTLGLRDRSDYRAAQGRRLPLDDKLAKIKGPATISIATVQGRFSVPFDYAGYAEGWGQSVPACLVRTEDGFEVHYGVTPNILPEEENAMDNIAAAPDNFLSRVGRLIAGIAYDAIEQAEGKNKLGVVGQAIREIERAEIEARDALAAARAEEYRLNARRTEIEREMANLAPKIETAIADGRDDLARAGIARQMDLEAQFDVLSRAIDENNEKIEQSVTSLRAVLSALQDAEQRRAELEKSEAAASQQGSTSSRKQGGTSAAAKALRAGRAVARATGVPQAIPYSSDIDELSTLHRDKEIAARLARLKSRT, from the coding sequence GTGCTTTTCATGAGCCAATCCTCTCGAAACGCGCCGTCCGCGCTGCGTTACCGGCTCGCCCCTGACCCGGCCGCCAAGGCCGCTCTGGAGGCGACGTTCCAGGCCTATGACCGCATGATGGAGATCCTCGACGAGGTGGCGCGGACGCATAATGTCGGCTCCAACGTCGTGCTGCTGCATGCCCACGCCTATGACCCGATCCGCAAGGCAACCGCATTGCCGTCGCGCCTCGTGACGCTCGGCCTGCGCGACCGCAGCGACTATCGCGCGGCGCAGGGCCGCCGCCTGCCGCTCGACGACAAGCTCGCCAAGATCAAAGGCCCGGCCACCATCTCGATTGCGACCGTGCAAGGCCGCTTCAGCGTGCCATTCGACTATGCCGGCTATGCCGAGGGCTGGGGGCAAAGCGTGCCCGCGTGCCTGGTTCGCACCGAGGACGGTTTCGAAGTCCACTACGGCGTCACGCCGAACATTCTGCCAGAGGAGGAGAACGCTATGGATAACATCGCTGCCGCTCCCGACAATTTCCTGTCCCGGGTCGGGCGCCTGATCGCCGGGATCGCTTACGACGCGATTGAGCAGGCGGAAGGCAAGAACAAGCTTGGAGTGGTCGGACAGGCCATCCGCGAGATCGAGCGCGCCGAGATCGAAGCGCGCGACGCGCTCGCTGCCGCGCGTGCCGAGGAATACCGCCTCAACGCGCGCCGCACCGAAATCGAGCGCGAGATGGCCAATCTCGCCCCCAAGATCGAAACCGCGATCGCCGATGGCCGCGACGACCTCGCGCGCGCCGGCATCGCGCGGCAGATGGATCTGGAGGCCCAGTTCGACGTGCTCTCCCGCGCCATCGACGAGAACAACGAGAAGATCGAGCAATCTGTCACCTCGCTGCGTGCGGTGCTGTCGGCCCTCCAGGACGCCGAGCAGCGCCGCGCCGAGCTCGAAAAGAGCGAGGCGGCCGCAAGCCAGCAGGGCTCGACGTCGTCCCGCAAGCAGGGCGGCACTTCCGCCGCAGCCAAGGCCTTGCGTGCGGGCAGGGCGGTGGCCCGCGCCACCGGCGTGCCCCAGGCCATTCCGTATTCGAGCGACATCGACGAGCTCAGCACGCTCCATCGCGACAAGGAAATTGCGGCGAGGCTGGCGCGTCTCAAGTCACGCACCTGA
- a CDS encoding YqiJ family protein, whose amino-acid sequence MSALLEHVMSPEVRPFAIAAAMIVIVGSIEVVSMLVGASLSEMLGTHFDFGHPSDNGVINAISWINVGGVPLLIFLLLLLGAFSITGFLIQDVARMVAGPLPATVASVGAVVVSVPLVRAASRAIARVIPRDESYAVGLGDLVGRIGEVVIGPLDQGPPGRVSVTDVHGNRHFVSAVAAPSSAPLPQGTAVLLVDRAGTRFVAVKADDELKPSKPSLSSS is encoded by the coding sequence ATGAGCGCTCTGCTCGAACACGTCATGTCGCCGGAGGTGAGGCCGTTCGCGATTGCGGCGGCCATGATCGTCATCGTCGGCTCGATCGAGGTGGTCTCGATGCTGGTCGGGGCCTCCCTGAGCGAGATGCTCGGCACCCACTTCGATTTTGGTCATCCCAGCGACAACGGCGTGATCAACGCCATCTCCTGGATCAACGTCGGCGGCGTGCCGCTCCTCATCTTCTTGCTGCTCCTGCTCGGCGCCTTCTCCATCACCGGCTTCCTGATCCAGGACGTCGCGCGGATGGTGGCCGGTCCCTTGCCGGCGACGGTCGCCTCGGTCGGGGCGGTCGTGGTCTCGGTTCCACTGGTCCGCGCCGCCAGCCGTGCCATCGCGCGGGTCATTCCCAGGGATGAAAGCTACGCCGTCGGCCTCGGCGACCTCGTCGGCCGTATCGGTGAGGTCGTTATCGGCCCGCTGGACCAGGGACCGCCCGGCCGCGTCAGCGTCACCGATGTCCATGGCAACCGCCATTTCGTTTCGGCGGTCGCGGCGCCGTCATCGGCACCTTTGCCGCAGGGAACCGCGGTCCTGCTCGTCGATCGGGCCGGCACGCGCTTCGTGGCGGTCAAGGCCGACGATGAACTCAAACCTTCCAAGCCCAGTCTAAGCAGCAGCTAG
- a CDS encoding flotillin family protein: MFDIAVPALIGVALIVVLGIVFTILYKRATRDEAFVRTGLGGKKVVLDGGAMILPIFHSYASVNLKTLRLTVERKERESLITKDRLRVDIVAEFYVRVRPDEESIALASQTLGALTNDAEALRNQVEAKFVDGLRSVAATMTILELQEKRSDFVKHVQSTVESDVKSNGLELESVSLTKLDQTDVKFFNPENFFDAEGLTQLKTVTETRRRDRNAIVRDNEVAIAQKDLEARQQTLGIERTKKEAELSQERDIANKTASTRAEVATATQTARLTEENARIDTDRAVAEKEAGAKQVKETAVIESDLAINKRKTDAQREIQIATQENEIQIAAKSKETSEAVAEAKTAEALAVSAEEKVVTARAVEVADRARLTQVLAARTEAERKSTELIVAAEAEKKASLDRAEAVKTLATAEAESNKIKAVGVRDIGEAEAAVITMKNEAQNKLGSNIIDFEIAKRRIETMPSALAEMVKPIANLKDVRILHTGGAFGGNGAGGGNVGFGEGLAGELLKVHALRPMIDEILRQGGFAPGDDPVQALVGAVTGKSNGAAVPVAAPAPAKTNSADL; the protein is encoded by the coding sequence ATGTTCGACATCGCAGTCCCGGCCTTGATCGGCGTCGCGCTGATCGTCGTCCTGGGTATCGTCTTCACCATCCTCTACAAGCGTGCCACCCGCGACGAAGCCTTCGTGCGCACCGGCCTCGGCGGCAAGAAGGTCGTGCTCGACGGCGGCGCCATGATCCTGCCGATCTTCCACTCCTATGCCAGCGTCAACCTGAAGACGCTGCGGCTTACTGTGGAACGCAAGGAACGGGAATCCCTGATCACCAAGGACCGCCTGCGGGTCGACATCGTCGCGGAGTTCTACGTCCGCGTCCGCCCGGACGAAGAGAGCATCGCGCTGGCAAGCCAGACGCTGGGCGCGCTGACCAACGACGCCGAGGCGCTGCGCAACCAGGTCGAGGCGAAATTCGTCGACGGCCTGCGCTCGGTGGCCGCGACCATGACCATCCTGGAGCTTCAGGAGAAGCGCTCGGACTTCGTCAAGCACGTGCAGTCCACGGTCGAATCCGACGTGAAATCGAACGGCCTCGAGCTTGAATCGGTGTCGCTGACCAAGCTGGACCAGACCGACGTCAAGTTCTTCAATCCCGAGAACTTCTTCGACGCCGAAGGCCTCACCCAGCTCAAGACAGTCACCGAAACCCGCCGCCGCGACCGCAACGCCATCGTGCGGGACAACGAGGTGGCGATCGCGCAAAAGGACCTCGAGGCGCGGCAGCAGACCCTCGGCATCGAGCGGACCAAGAAGGAAGCCGAGCTTTCGCAGGAGCGCGACATCGCCAACAAGACCGCGAGCACCCGCGCCGAGGTCGCAACCGCAACCCAGACCGCGCGCCTGACCGAGGAGAACGCCCGTATCGATACCGACAGGGCGGTCGCCGAGAAGGAGGCCGGTGCCAAGCAGGTCAAGGAAACCGCGGTGATCGAATCGGATCTGGCGATCAACAAGCGCAAGACCGACGCCCAGCGCGAGATCCAGATCGCCACGCAGGAGAACGAGATCCAGATCGCCGCCAAGAGCAAGGAGACCTCGGAAGCCGTCGCCGAAGCCAAGACCGCCGAAGCACTCGCCGTCTCCGCGGAGGAGAAGGTCGTGACGGCGCGTGCGGTCGAGGTGGCCGATCGCGCCCGTCTCACCCAGGTGCTGGCCGCGCGGACCGAGGCCGAACGCAAGTCGACCGAGCTGATCGTCGCGGCCGAGGCGGAGAAGAAGGCTTCGCTCGATCGCGCCGAGGCCGTGAAGACGCTGGCCACCGCCGAAGCCGAGTCCAACAAGATCAAGGCCGTCGGCGTCCGCGACATCGGTGAGGCCGAGGCCGCCGTCATCACCATGAAGAATGAGGCGCAGAACAAGCTCGGCAGCAACATCATCGACTTCGAGATCGCCAAGAGGCGGATCGAGACGATGCCGTCGGCGCTGGCCGAGATGGTCAAGCCGATCGCCAACCTCAAGGACGTCCGCATCCTGCACACCGGCGGCGCGTTCGGCGGCAACGGCGCCGGCGGAGGCAATGTCGGCTTCGGCGAAGGTCTCGCCGGCGAGCTGCTCAAGGTGCACGCGCTGCGTCCGATGATCGACGAGATCCTGCGCCAGGGCGGCTTTGCGCCCGGCGACGATCCCGTGCAGGCGCTGGTCGGCGCCGTGACCGGGAAGAGCAACGGCGCTGCCGTGCCGGTCGCTGCGCCGGCACCGGCGAAGACAAACTCCGCCGATCTATGA